In Clupea harengus chromosome 1, Ch_v2.0.2, whole genome shotgun sequence, one DNA window encodes the following:
- the LOC105891647 gene encoding apolipoprotein L2-like — MDTPGRRRQVLKETLGQYISDTLSSIHTINDFFEKKEKWSLQREREVDMIRDIKGRADKISLTFDHVQTSEDKAKAFGEFLWSGLTAVTADSRRQELEKELGAVLKDTLEGLEKLQRFLEAVEKLSVTSLFVFTNGHYLPRGLSAVDVRSVIFAARMAAPLLVHFKRDDAAFFLPSLSNVEVLAFYLEKYKDISEQLCEKLEKRAKSISTVGSSYRGPNCGQTINFSADTNEESIQKMLDHLNQLNLIRTNKDLRLTFLFQEDALPFIGLFSQRSTRMLQFLSDLEESARQLDNMKFGASVSNVAGSSVGLAGGVVSIIGLALAPVTAGVSLILTLTGVGLGVTSGVNSLVTGITEMAVNKHHGTNASNIFQSFMEDVKQFVDHLELVASNEGSTIGFDVLDIAVGAGKALASTCGIAKSVDALVDASSAVKVLQTEEVVASAVKLGFQAPKSGRNIPKLASDLPDIGQLAKGTPLALSKSARSGFIALNALFIGLDVFFICKDSVSLAKGSKNEVAQLIRSRDALWRTELDSWEKIRDSLCRGIWRFRRSQRILEQPFYPEQTS, encoded by the exons ACAGGTACTGAAAGAAACATTGGGCCAGTACATCTCTGATACCTTATCCAGTATTCACACCATTAATGACTTCtttgagaagaaagagaaatggtctcttcagagagagagagaggtggacatgATACGTGACATCAAGGGCAGGGCAGACAAGATCAGTCTCACATTTGACCATGTCCAGACCTCAGAAGACAAGGCCAAAGCTTTCGGAGAGTTCCTGTGGAGCGGCCTGACTGCAGTGACTGCCGACAGCAGAcggcaggagctggagaaggagctggGGGCTGTTCTGAAGGACACCCTGGAAGGGCTTGAGAAGCTGCAGCGCTTCCTGGAAGCTGTGGAGAAGCTGTCCGTCACGTCGCTCTTTGTGTTCACAAATGGCCACTACCTGCCTAGAGGGTTAAGCGCTGTGGATGTCCGTTCGGTCATCTTTGCTGCAAGGATGGCTGCCCCTCTCCTTGTCCACTTTAAGAGGGACGACGCTGCTTTCTTCCTGCCCAGCCTGAGTAACGTGGAAGTGCTGGCCTTCTACCTGGAAAAATACAAAGACATCTCAGAGCAGCTCTGTGAAAAGCTGGAAAAAAG AGCCAAGAGTATATCAACTGTGGGAAGCAGTTACAG AGGACCAAACTGTGGTCAAACTATCAACTTCAGTGCGGATACTAATGAGGAATCCATTCAGAAGATGCTGGACCATTTGAACCAGTTGAACCTCATCAG AACGAATAAGGATCTGAGGCTGACATTCCTCTTCCAAGAAGATGCTCTGCCCTTCATTGGCCTGTTCAGCCAGCGCAGCACCAGGATGCTTCAGTTCCTCTCTGATCTGGAGGAGAGCGCAAGACAGCTGGATAATATGAAATTTGGCGCTAGTGTCTCCAATGTAGCTGGCAGCTCAGTGGGGTTGGCAGGGGGGGTCGTGTCCATCATTGGCCTGGCCCTGGCTCCTGTGACTGCAGGTGTCTCCTTGATTCTCACTCTGACAGGGGTTGGTCTAGGGGTGACCAGTGGTGTCAACAGTCTGGTCACAGGCATCACTGAGATGGCTGTCAACAAACATCATGGGACCAATGCTAGCAATATCTTCCAGAGTTTCATGGAGGATGTTAAGCAGTTTGTAGACCATTTGGAGCTGGTAGCCAGCAATGAAGGTTCTACTATTGGGTTCGATGTGCTGGATATAGCAGTAGGGGCAGGGAAGGCACTAGCTAGCACTTGTGGAATTGCTAAGAGTGTAGATGCTTTGGTAGATGCTTCCTCAGCTGTGAAAGTCCTCCAGACTGAGGAGGTGGTTGCATCTGCTGTGAAGCTGGGGTTTCAAGCGCCAAAGTCAGGAAGAAATATCCCCAAACTGGCTTCAGACCTGCCTGACATTGGGCAGCTGGCCAAAGGAACACCACTGGCCCTCTCCAAGTCGGCACGTTCTGGCTTCATCGCCCTCAACGCACTTTTCATTGGTTTAGATGTCTTCTTCATCTGCAAAGACAGCGTCAGTCTGGCCAAAGGGAGCAAAAATGAGGTGGCCCAGCTCATCCGCTCCAGGGATGCTCTGTGGCGCACAGAGCTGGACTCCTGGGAGAAGATCCGCGACTCGCTTTGCAGGGGGATCTGGAGGTTCAGGAGGAGCCAGAGAATCCTAGAGCAGCCATTTTACCCTGAGCAAACCAGTTAA